In Fibrobacter sp. UWB10, the genomic window TGCCCGGCTTATGCCTTGGCCTTTTCGGTGAGGATGGTCTTGACCCTAGCGATATCCTTGCGGGTATTGCGGATCGAAGAGGGTTTTTCCAAGTTACCGAGCTTAGCAGCCATACGGTAATTGAACAAATCGAGATTCAACTGAGCCAGTTTTTCCTTGAGCTGGTCAACGCCCAGTTCCTTTAATTCACGTGCCTTCATTAGATCTCCGATTCTTCGATGATTTTGCACTTGAGGGGGAGCTTCTGTGCTGCGACATGGAGAGCTTCCATGGCCAGTTCACGTTCAACACCACCCATTTCGAAAATGATGCGACCCGGGAGGATAACGGCTGCCCAGAATTCGACGGCGCCCTTACCCTTACCCATACGAGCTTCTGCCGGGTGACGGGTAATCGGCTTATCGGGGAACACG contains:
- the rpmC gene encoding 50S ribosomal protein L29, coding for MKARELKELGVDQLKEKLAQLNLDLFNYRMAAKLGNLEKPSSIRNTRKDIARVKTILTEKAKA
- the rplP gene encoding 50S ribosomal protein L16 — translated: MLSPKRTLHRKQMKGRMKGIASRGNSIAFGEFGIQALEKCWLTARQIEAARIAMTRKIKRGGRVWIRVFPDKPITRHPAEARMGKGKGAVEFWAAVILPGRIIFEMGGVERELAMEALHVAAQKLPLKCKIIEESEI